One Leucobacter muris DNA segment encodes these proteins:
- a CDS encoding ABC transporter ATP-binding protein codes for MNDQQNGRDAVVSVRGLTKRYREQTVLDGIDLDIAAGETYALLGPNGAGKSTTIEILEGIRRPDSGEVRVLGEQPLSAPRSWRSRIGVVAQGTGDLGPYTARELVAHFGALYPRPRSTDEVLELVGLTEHAGKRATKLSGGQQRRLDVALGIVGRPELLFLDEPTTGFDPEARRRFWDMLSALTGEGAAILLTTHYLDEAAHLADRVGVLSGGRIVAEAPPGELGGPQARVPVVSWRDATGVLREQRTERPARLVAELCGAADAAGEPGGEPAELEVRRPSLEQIYLGLIERTADGSAADAGESGGRSAGAGRSAASADPAAERAAILTDENGTSR; via the coding sequence ATGAACGATCAGCAGAACGGCCGCGACGCGGTGGTCAGCGTGCGCGGGCTCACCAAACGATACCGGGAGCAGACCGTGCTCGACGGCATCGACCTCGACATCGCGGCCGGCGAGACCTACGCGCTGCTCGGCCCGAACGGTGCGGGCAAGAGCACCACCATCGAGATCCTCGAGGGGATCCGCCGACCCGACTCCGGCGAGGTGCGCGTGCTCGGCGAGCAGCCGCTGAGCGCACCCCGCTCGTGGCGGTCGCGGATCGGCGTCGTCGCGCAGGGCACGGGGGATCTCGGCCCGTACACGGCGCGCGAACTCGTCGCCCACTTCGGCGCGCTCTACCCCCGGCCGCGCAGCACCGACGAGGTGCTCGAGCTCGTCGGCCTCACCGAGCACGCCGGCAAGCGCGCGACCAAGCTGTCCGGCGGCCAGCAGCGGCGCCTCGACGTCGCGCTCGGGATCGTGGGGCGGCCCGAGCTGCTGTTCCTCGACGAGCCCACCACCGGTTTCGACCCCGAGGCGCGGCGCCGATTCTGGGACATGCTCTCGGCGCTCACGGGCGAGGGCGCCGCGATCCTGCTCACCACCCACTATCTCGACGAGGCGGCGCACCTCGCCGACCGCGTCGGCGTGCTGTCGGGCGGGCGGATCGTGGCGGAGGCCCCGCCCGGCGAGCTCGGCGGCCCGCAGGCTCGCGTGCCCGTGGTGAGCTGGCGCGACGCGACGGGCGTGCTGCGCGAGCAGCGCACCGAAAGGCCCGCCCGCCTCGTCGCCGAGCTCTGCGGTGCGGCCGATGCCGCCGGGGAGCCCGGCGGGGAGCCCGCCGAGCTCGAAGTGCGGCGCCCGTCGCTCGAGCAGATCTACCTCGGCCTCATCGAACGGACCGCAGACGGGTCCGCGGCCGACGCGGGCGAGAGCGGCGGCCGAAGCGCCGGTGCCGGCCGATCCGCCGCCTCAGCAGACCCCGCCGCCGAGCGCGCGGCGATCCTGACCGACGAGAACGGAACGAGCCGATGA
- a CDS encoding ABC transporter permease has product MSTATMTRTGGFEAAAPGILRAGVAAIGLELRAYFRTPDTVFFTFLFPVLILGIFGVAFESMGEIAPGVTMAAYYLPGMVAAGLLLTGVQNLAVDIAREKSEGWLRRLGGTPISPVSYFIGKAGMILVTSLAQLALLLAFAAIVLGVELPSEPELWVRFAWLFLLGIATMTMLGIALSAVPRSSRSATAVVLPIVLLLQFISGVYLQFSMLPEWLQNIAAVFPLKWLAQGMRSVFLPESFATLEPSGAWDLGLVVLMLAVWLVAGLVLSLFTFKWQRRT; this is encoded by the coding sequence ATGAGCACCGCAACCATGACGCGCACCGGCGGCTTCGAGGCCGCCGCACCGGGGATCCTGCGAGCGGGGGTGGCCGCGATCGGCCTCGAACTGCGCGCCTACTTCCGCACGCCCGACACCGTGTTCTTCACGTTCCTGTTCCCCGTGCTGATCCTGGGCATCTTCGGGGTCGCGTTCGAATCCATGGGCGAGATCGCCCCGGGCGTCACGATGGCGGCCTACTACCTGCCAGGCATGGTCGCGGCGGGTCTGCTGCTCACCGGCGTGCAGAACCTCGCGGTCGACATCGCCCGGGAGAAGAGCGAGGGCTGGCTGCGGCGGCTCGGCGGCACCCCCATCTCGCCGGTGTCGTACTTCATCGGCAAGGCGGGCATGATCCTCGTCACCTCGCTCGCGCAGCTCGCCCTGCTGCTCGCCTTCGCGGCGATCGTGCTCGGGGTCGAACTGCCCTCGGAACCGGAGCTGTGGGTGCGGTTCGCGTGGCTGTTCCTGCTCGGGATCGCGACGATGACGATGCTCGGGATCGCGCTCTCGGCGGTGCCGCGCTCGTCGCGCAGCGCGACCGCGGTCGTGCTGCCGATCGTGCTGCTGCTGCAGTTCATCTCGGGCGTCTACCTGCAGTTCTCGATGCTGCCGGAGTGGCTGCAGAACATCGCCGCGGTGTTCCCGCTGAAGTGGTTGGCGCAGGGGATGCGCTCGGTGTTCCTGCCCGAGAGCTTCGCCACGCTCGAGCCGTCGGGGGCGTGGGATCTGGGCCTCGTGGTGCTGATGCTCGCCGTCTGGCTCGTGGCGGGCCTCGTGCTGAGCCTCTTCACGTTCAAGTGGCAGCGACGCACATGA
- a CDS encoding sensor histidine kinase translates to MSTQHDEIGAMPRRRPVLLWWDLGVATTVVVLGTIGVVDVVVDDEPGTPLDVALAVGALALLVIWYLGLGRSVLRRAACDETGRRVDDVYLGVLVLLIGAATVVVPNYATLQAVAYPMIWTVVPRYRDAVVWSAALALSVGGGFLLAFGRFDLMGGLGGAAVIALLSFTFAVVMGTWITRIFQQGERYRLLAEQLRASQAEVSALSEQAGAGRERERLSRELHDTLTQTLAGLVMLSEQADRALAAGDADLARDRVARVESAAREAVAEARALVATTQPLGDGGLEAAIERVVSRLRADTGLDVSCELQSVPLDRERQVVLLRAVQEGLANARRHANASRVHVQLEPAGGGGALLRVDDDGVGPVGRRPTSEEHRHAASGLNARGADVGDLDTRDLGAGGPDGRGDQRDDSSEAGGRTGSAGEFDSSGGFGLSGLAARARVVGGAVGFGASPLGGARLEVRLEAVRGESS, encoded by the coding sequence ATGAGCACGCAGCACGACGAGATCGGGGCCATGCCCCGCCGCCGCCCGGTGCTGCTGTGGTGGGATCTGGGTGTGGCGACCACGGTGGTGGTGCTGGGCACGATCGGCGTGGTCGATGTGGTCGTCGACGACGAGCCCGGCACTCCGCTCGATGTGGCGCTCGCGGTCGGGGCGCTCGCACTGTTGGTGATCTGGTATCTCGGGCTGGGGCGCTCGGTGCTGCGCCGGGCGGCGTGCGACGAGACCGGCCGTCGCGTCGATGACGTCTACCTGGGGGTGCTCGTGCTGCTCATCGGCGCGGCGACCGTGGTCGTGCCGAACTACGCGACGCTGCAGGCGGTCGCCTATCCGATGATCTGGACGGTGGTGCCGCGCTACCGCGACGCCGTCGTCTGGAGCGCCGCGCTCGCACTCTCGGTGGGCGGCGGTTTCCTGCTGGCCTTCGGCCGCTTCGACCTCATGGGCGGCCTGGGCGGGGCGGCCGTGATCGCGCTGCTCTCGTTCACGTTCGCCGTGGTGATGGGCACCTGGATCACGCGCATCTTCCAGCAGGGTGAGCGCTATCGCCTGCTCGCCGAGCAGCTGCGCGCGTCGCAGGCCGAGGTGTCGGCGCTATCGGAGCAGGCCGGGGCGGGGCGCGAGAGGGAGCGCCTCTCGCGCGAGTTGCACGACACGCTCACGCAGACGCTCGCGGGGCTGGTCATGCTGAGCGAGCAGGCGGATCGCGCGCTCGCCGCGGGCGATGCCGATCTGGCGCGGGATCGCGTCGCGCGCGTCGAATCGGCGGCTCGAGAGGCGGTGGCCGAGGCCCGGGCGCTCGTGGCGACCACCCAGCCGCTCGGCGATGGCGGGCTCGAAGCGGCGATCGAGCGCGTCGTGTCGCGACTGCGCGCCGATACCGGGCTCGACGTGAGCTGCGAGCTGCAGTCGGTGCCGCTCGATCGCGAGCGCCAGGTCGTGCTGCTGCGCGCGGTGCAGGAGGGGCTGGCGAACGCCCGGCGGCACGCGAACGCCTCGCGGGTGCACGTGCAGCTCGAACCCGCTGGGGGCGGCGGGGCGCTGCTGCGGGTCGACGATGACGGGGTGGGGCCCGTCGGGCGCCGTCCGACGAGCGAAGAACACCGCCACGCCGCTAGTGGGCTGAACGCCCGTGGCGCGGATGTCGGCGATCTCGACACCCGCGACTTGGGTGCCGGTGGCCCGGATGGCCGGGGTGATCAGCGCGATGATTCCTCCGAGGCGGGTGGCCGCACCGGCTCGGCGGGCGAGTTCGACTCCAGCGGGGGCTTCGGTCTGAGCGGGCTGGCCGCCCGGGCCCGCGTCGTCGGGGGAGCGGTCGGATTCGGGGCGTCTCCGCTCGGCGGTGCGCGCCTCGAAGTGCGCCTCGAAGCGGTGAGAGGAGAGAGCTCATGA
- a CDS encoding response regulator: MIRVMVVDDHPIVRAGIVGLLDTEPDFEVIAEAQSGEQAIELVPAVRPDVVLMDLRMPGMGGVEATRRIAEWAAGAAADGPVRVLVFTTYEDDDQILAAMEAGAGGYLVKAAPAEELAAGVRAVAAGQTVLAPSVAAALATAARGRASESGAGDASGSRGASAPGDATRVGGASAPTGTGERGAAGGERASDPSPRLTARETEILALVAEGLSNPEIAARLFIGESTVKTHLLHVFEKLAVSDRTRAVIRAMQLDLI, translated from the coding sequence ATGATCCGAGTCATGGTGGTCGACGACCACCCCATCGTGCGCGCCGGTATCGTGGGGCTGCTCGACACCGAGCCAGACTTCGAAGTGATCGCCGAGGCGCAGTCGGGCGAGCAGGCGATCGAGCTGGTGCCCGCTGTCCGACCCGACGTGGTGCTCATGGACCTGCGCATGCCCGGCATGGGCGGGGTCGAGGCCACACGGCGCATCGCGGAGTGGGCGGCCGGAGCCGCCGCCGACGGGCCCGTGCGCGTGCTCGTCTTCACCACTTACGAAGACGACGACCAGATCCTCGCGGCGATGGAAGCCGGCGCGGGCGGCTACCTCGTGAAGGCCGCACCCGCCGAAGAGCTCGCGGCGGGAGTGCGAGCGGTCGCCGCCGGGCAGACGGTGCTCGCCCCCTCGGTAGCAGCGGCCCTGGCGACGGCGGCGCGTGGGCGCGCGAGCGAAAGCGGAGCCGGGGATGCGAGCGGGTCCAGGGGTGCGAGCGCACCCGGGGATGCAACCCGAGTCGGCGGCGCGAGCGCGCCCACCGGAACAGGCGAGCGCGGAGCCGCGGGCGGCGAGCGAGCGTCGGATCCCTCGCCGCGGCTGACCGCTCGCGAAACCGAGATCCTCGCCCTCGTCGCCGAGGGGCTGAGCAACCCCGAGATCGCTGCGCGCCTGTTCATCGGAGAGTCGACCGTGAAGACCCATCTGCTGCACGTCTTCGAGAAGCTCGCCGTCTCCGACCGCACCCGCGCCGTGATCCGAGCGATGCAGCTCGACCTGATCTGA